DNA sequence from the Alosa alosa isolate M-15738 ecotype Scorff River chromosome 2, AALO_Geno_1.1, whole genome shotgun sequence genome:
GTAGGAATATGGGcaccaacacaaacaagctCCACCATTTGATGGGTGTTGCATTTGGATATGATACTCCCAAAACGTATGAAAATGTGATTTTTATGTGGTTACTTTTAAAGTATTAATCTGCTTCCATTTACTGATGTAATATATTTACATAAATAGATTGAGACATAATTATTCCCATAGGGAACTTGTTGTTCACGTCCTTCTATACCCTCCTAATCTATTTAGTACAGCGCCTTTGAGAGTTCCTCTGATTTTGTAGCACAGTTTAATGACTGTATAAATGTTTTTGCTCCAAGGCACAGCTTTTGTTGTTCTGGCTCTGTTTGGGTTGGCACTGGGTCGGGACACCCGGACCTACTCCTGGCACGGCCCTGGAGCAACACCACCACCTGTGCCGGATAACTGTAAGTGAGAGGAGAGTTCAGTGGCTTACACTCAGCATGGATTCTGGGACAGGACAGATAATCtgtatattattaaatatgttATATATATGGAAATATACTTTATAATTTCAGTATGCTGTAGtttcacagagtgtgtgtgtgtgtttgtgtgtgtgtatgtacatccATGAAAGTGTATTATGTCCACACACAGTTCTAATGATATTCCCCTTACACTTGCTCAAGTTTTTGAGGAACATATGATTGTGTTAATGTATATTTTGTTCACAGCCTTATGTGTACTGTTTTGCTATTACATATCCATTTCTATGCCTCACCCATAGGCTGTAGGGTGCGTGTGTTTAGTGTCTGTtctcatctctccctttctcacccTAGTGTGCTTGACTGACCCGATGTCCTGCAGCTGCTGCCTAATGCAACGGCGAATGTGGCAGATGCAGCAGCACTTCAACTCTAGCGTTACGGACCTGCAGGAGAGGCTGAACAAGACCCAGAACATCCTCAACAGCTACAAGGGTGAGGGCTGACACCACACCGGGAACTTTCCTTTGGAACGCTtcttcatgtgtgtgcttgtgtgtgttgttgcatgTAGATATAcgtgattgtctgtgtgtgtgtgtgtgtgtgtgtgtttcccctgtATCCTATGTAGAAGccccatagcctacacacaaatcaatcaatcaattaattaattaatcaatcaatcagtcaatctAAGAAAAGAATCTGACTTAAAAAGGCTTGCATATTTTAGCCTCTGTGAAATCTCTGGTTTGGTGCCAATGTCTCTCACTAGCTTCTCAACACTGTCCTAAATTGTACATGAGGCACTATAATAAAATAGGTAGAAAATAGGTAGAAAAAAACTCGCACACCAGAAAAAAGCTCCAATTGAATGTGTGCACACTAAATGATCAATGGGAGCTTTTCTGTTTATGTGAATTATTTGTCTACCTGATGTTtctgacatttattttgactcTGATTCATGTGATTTCTCACATTCTACTACctgaaaaaaaagatgaaggCACTTTTAGAAGCAAGAGAGCACTGTATGTGTTCTGTGGTTGGTCACTGTGTCGTTAACTGTCCTTAGAGAGCCGCACTGCATTCTCCGTGGCGTTGACGGACTGGCGTCGCTGTGTGGGCCCGTCCCGGACTGAGATCGACGTGGCCTACCAGGCGGTCTTCCTGAACATGGGCGTGGCGTACGACACCAGGACCGGCGTGTTCACCGCGCCACACTCCGGCATCTACAGCCTGGCCGTGACGGCGTTCAGCGACGCCGGCTCGCCCGGCTCCCTGCTGGCCGCCTGTGTGCAACTGAGTCGCAACGGTGTGGCGCTGGCCGGTCTGCAGGAGAAGAACCACGAGGACCAGGAGGACACGGCCAGCGTGGTCCTCACGGTGCAGCTCCGCGCTAGGGACCGCGTGTCTGTCAGGCTGCTCCCTGGCTGCTACCTGTGTGATGACCAGAATCACTACAACACCTTCAGTGGCTTCATGCTCTACACAACAGAatagaaacacactcacacactcacacacacacacacacacacacacacacacacacacacacacacacacacacacacacacacacacacacacacacacacacgcgcacaaatTCTCATAATGTATTTTGCCCCAAATTAAAATCTAATCATAGGTATCCAAGGTATTTTAGCAGAAATAAActttcatttgaaaaaaaaaaaagtcttgttTGAATTTTACCTTTCTAACATTAAACTATAGGGTCATGTGAGAGGATATACAATCCTCCAACTAACTTGATAACTTAATCAAGCAAACAGGCCAAATATTACTGTCAGACATCTCCACAGCTGCACAGTGCTGCTTCACAGCTTCCCCGGCTCTATATCTAATCATGTTAAgcaatgtcctgaaacacaatgACTCCTTTATCAGTGGGCAAGCCAGCTGATGTCATAGTGACTCTGATATGCTCCATAATAAGAACCGAAAAATCTCGCCTTTCCACATAAAGCAGCGCTCACAGGATCAGGTGATATGCTCTTTCATGCTATGGCCACTCCCTTCACCTAAGACTGATTTAGATACTGATAAGCCACTTCTGAAATTGATCTTGCATGCAGACAGCTCACTAACCCATAAAGGACAATGGACATGAACCATCTACCTCAACGGTGCCCGGTAGATTTTCGAAACCTATGTGAATATGGAAACCTATGTGAACCTATGTGAATATGGAAACCTATGTGAACCTATGTGAATATGGTAGTTTGAACGTAATTTCACATTTACACCAACCATTCTTAAAGACGGACTCCAGCAGTTTATTACACCCCTGCATCCCTTCTCTGTTCCTCTAAAGTTGTTGAAGTTGTTGCCTGCTTATTTagaaatattataaaatattgcAGAAATCATATGGGCATGTTAACAAGGTTAGAATTTTGATATTCAGAGGTGGTCTTTAAACATTAAAATCCCAATTAAAATATtcaatagtaggcctatttcagAACAGCAGCAGTCACCTTCATCCTTTTTTCAGAGAATACAGACAAGAagagagcaagagcaagagCAAGTAACAAGTGAGCAAGAAATGACGCAGTACATAATTTATTTCAGTGGACtgggacagagagtgagagattatGCTCAGAATGAGCCACACCTTATTTTAGAGAAAGGGAAATTAAATTGGGTCTTAAAGGTAAAACAGGATTAAGATGCTTCATTAATTACTCTCCTGTTCCTCCCTGAATCGGATTTTAGGCTCGGTGGTTATGGTGATGTTGACGTCACAAAATGAGACTAAATGCACCTTCCACTGGAGTTACACAACGTTCCTCccgtccaacacacacacacacactcatgtttaACCTGAGAACAACGTACAACAGTGTAGGTGTTAGCTGTCCTCTAAACTAGGCCTCCCATTGAGGTCTCAGTCTATTCCAGGTGAAATGCTATACCATAGGGATGGACTGTAGTCCCTTATTAAAGTAAAATACTCTCCGCTCTGATCTTATCACTCTGTCCATTCTGACTTCACTGACCCAGTAACACTAATAATGCACACATGCAAGGCCTATTCCCAATGGGTTCTGTCagctttattttattattattactattattatgattattattattattattaataatactaataataataataatactaataataataataataataataataatataattgttCAAATTATTAGTATTGTTATAACAATtagtatttgtattattattgcaACTAACATAACTATAGCTTATTgttatttttcaaacacaccTCCCACAACTGTAGTGTTGTTTTCTTCCTCTAAAACCCATCCATCTATCAACATCTCTAAAAGATCATCTGATCCCCATCTCTGAAGACTGCCCTTtataaaacaataacaatactaGTGTAATCTTCATAATCTCCTCAGGCACTCACAAACTGCTAGAATCCCTCTGGAGAGGCCTTTGGGGGTGAGGAGCACTGGTATAATGGACTGGCGGTCTCTGTGGGGATACCCTCCACCCAACCTAATGAGAACATGAGAGCGAGAGGTGAGACGACCATGGGGTCTGGTCATGACAAACCCCCAGAATAAAACCAGCAGGTGGACAGGACCCGTCCGTGTACCGTCCTGCTCAGGCCAGCAGTGTGATTGTCAGTAAGCATCCTTGCTGTGGGTGTAGAGCCGGGAGCCTGTCAAGTTGGAGACTGAGTATAGACCTATATTCTGTGGCCATTTCCGCTGTAGCTAGCGTGACTGGTaatgcctgtgtatgtgcatgggtagaagagtgactgagtgagtaaATGAACTAGGCTCCAATAACTTACGAGGAGTCAGTTAGAGATCTGGAATTTGGGAAGGTTTGTCTTTGACTTCTGAAAAGAAGACGagtggaaaagagaagagagttaAAGAATCTGCTATCATTGTGGTAAGGTCCCTCCTAAAATATACAACTATTATTCTCATATTCTAGTGTCACTGCGACATGAACATCTGTCTTTACATCTTTTTAATCTTTTCATCGAGAACAACATAGGCTTATATCTCTTTTGTTGAggtttaaaaaagatgaaaaactATTTGTGCATACATttctattaattaattaatttactgTCTGTATTAATGAAAATGGGAAATTTATCTTAGCAGCCTAAACTGAATTAAGAAAATTGGAAACTGAATAACtaataactagactgcatttccggcgggaactgcgaaagtgtgcttgccctggtccggtcagcaacgtgagcagacagtggcatacgctatgctgaacctggcttgatccaggcattgtaacggtgcctttcagtgttggagcagtggcaatatcccaaaagctctaggagagggctattcaactattggcttactgggttgaatgtgattcgttggattttacctttggcctgccttctcgaatttagcttctatgactgagatcaaatcaataaaataaaatgacagcagtgattggctgcaaaaataaataatgtcacgtgtcttgtgcctctcaaactgggctatcaggtaacctacagaggaattgaaattatgaaatatgaccaaggcattaaaagctacttgtttgtcaggatacttttcactgatttattttaaaaatatgagctatgagtgtgaatgttatatattccatcccacaaattatgttttactggtttatttgacaaataatctatatggatttgctctataaagaccgtatgtctgtttgggattgttttgtgagcctggggttgttttgagagcctattgatgtagcctatctcagaataaaggaatacttcatattactctaaaccaccgtctgtaaatcaactgtatactactgtctacattgcactatatttcttgacctgtctctgtatgtttcatcacctttctatactttgcctcacattgcaacacagctcagatctttggttgctatgaaggccagtcgttctaaatggatggttgctatggccaaaggccagttctatctctgccgttgtcaagcggtagtgttaattttgtcacctatttttaatttagtcttagtcttagtcttgtgacgaaatgtcctttttagtctttgtcatatttagtcattgaaatatcatttttgttagtcaagttttagtcaactaaaagtctcgtaattttagtctagttttagtcaaaagaaaactaaagctatcttagtcagttttagtcaaaacatttcagtctttttttataacaaattatttcagtcagtcagtatgtttacatgcacaggtaagtcgagctacagttatagctcggctgggatttgaccatagacggtaaaagatttgactggaccactgtcatgatcttcgtgagaccagtgtttcacaaaagtgtggtccggggaccactggtggtccgcagttatcccaagtggtccacgagcagacctggtaaaatataatatagatgagttgtttgcaatattgaaccaacttgtatgtaaattcaaacagttctacaacactgtctatgtcagatatgccagtttaaatcatatgaatcctctgacacaattaagcaaagtgcaaagacaataagcaaggtggttcagtgagtattgtgtaggctaatatactgctaggtctatttttaattgttttttagctaggtagtccgtgcatttcttttttattgattagttaagtggtccttcatctgaaaaagtttgagaaacactgtcttagactcaagtatgaatgtttactccgccacgctagatggcAATATGCGCCCAAATGCAACACAAACTCTCTATCTTaactaacttgctagcgaactttccatattagcttacttgctagcaaactttgcatcatcagtgtaactagttaaatagttgacattacttgctgaaaattttcgtatggacattctgggggatgttaatctgtatatgtatgagagaagcttcagcttctgggtatgtagcattgtggcctaatgcctaggtagttagcttgctaactctggcagaaatctccggtgttcttgttccatgtagtttcgtacagggttgcagcagagaatgtctagttgcagcaacagcacgtagactagcctacaggaaagctgctgcgcatgaaccatgaactcattcggaatattttgaaaacgtaacagctattctggcttctcattttttagacgaaaatgaagagagattttatcttagtttttatttcatgcaaaacattttagtcaacaataatgcatcttaagatagtcttagtcagtgtttcaggacattagtgcagtcttgtcatcgtctcgtcttagtcatggaaaaaaaggttgttgacgaacattttttctctagtctcgtctgacgaaattaacactatcaAGCGGGCATAtagtagaattctgattaaccttatcttatttaaaacatctctattttacttatcccacttccatacagtgggtcccattaagaagtggccacttcattcgcttaccaccgtgattcacacagcagcattaataaattaatctgtcaccatatgccatgactcattatgtctgtaacgttaactgtataaaacacttactttcataaaggacgcacaccatccagcacatggaaaccgatatttttaggttcttggccacaaactcaaaacgcgTGTCTCTCTgaccctgttctagaatctttgctctgaaggctgtgttgctaaggcaacatcaaataaacgaaatgatagtctttcagtattaaatgtgtaatgcgtgtgattcgaatggatgtgtgtggtttgcaattagaataaacaagaaataacatttccaataatttcccatgataaattacataatatttgcaccttccttacttgggaatctcacacattatttcaagtaggctacactagtgaaatgtaatacaacgttgccacctagcgttcagatagttctaggctatttaacattaacgtgacattgattgtttattctttcgtcaactccatgcttttaggaaaacaatctttttatcatagtaccctcttcaatgagcgattaccagctcgtttttgtaacagagatagctgtttattatccctagatttacagaaacacctattcatattaatacgtagcctatggagtgctgccgaccactgttcattacggcccagaatgccttgcatgtctttacaacaaaacaacacagtaaaacctaaatgcccgtaaacatatgcatttgcatacttgtaacatttttaataatactctcccatcatgatatttaacaataatgaaaaatttaatttgaataccgtcaatgtgaaaacaactctattatgtaagctatagatagctactgttctccttacCAGTTCAGtacgtaagtccatactatcccatggcagagcaagaatttcatgattgggcaaggttgcctggagacattgtgactgctctgagacattgtgcatacatggaaggcattgtgatagaaggtgaatggtgtgagttaccaaatacccgcgggtggtttgccaaatgatggaaacttttggaatatttcttttttttttttatgcaccctcacactgtagtccccagttcatatacaaaatttggtatcgatatgtgacagtgttcctgagatatggacgacttcctgtttcggagcttcgccgccgatttcgtttggctgtgacgggcaaacgctttcgaaaatcaaaaatccttccactaacatttgtgaggcttggtccaaggataatgtacgtcaagtttaaGTGGCTtaggaccaaatttgtgacctgtgaaaatttagtttaaactttctgttcaatccaatatggcggacgaacggcacgcccacctgacgtcatcttcgcgaccaacttacaccggtactgaccggacgttttaaagttggaacggtgtctctgtctcaaagggcctaggcgctagggctgacaaaaaattagggagacgggaaaaataataataaaacttaagaagaacaataagtgtgctgctttgcaagcacacttaactaCACAAAAATGTTAGGTTGATGGATACCACAGTTATGTAAAAtactctctcctctgtgtcctGCATGTTGTCATTGTAGTGTGTACGTCTGCAGCCTGCTCTGAAGAAAGATGGGAGCTGACATGGCGCACCTGGGCCTCTTGGTGGTGCTGTGGGCGTGTGTAAGAAACTCCATCTCCATGGCCTCGGACTTGAGAGAGGCAGCAtgtaaggacacacacaaaggcacacacacagcattcacaTCCTTTTACAGCTGTTTTCCGTCAAAATAGTGTTATATTGTAAAGTAAACTGCCAAGGGATTGTGATCACTCTTCCCATTTGGGAGAACATTCAGATAGTATTCTCTAGagtctctccctcccaccattgtgttttgtgtttcccCTAAACAGGAAGCATTTGTCTGCCTTTGTGCCTTTGTCCTTTGAAACCTGTTGTTTACCTTTGCTGTATATGTCTCCTTACCTTTCTTTGGTACTTCTTCCTTATCTTTACTTATATGGCACTCTTGCCTCTTTCTGTCCATTATCTTCCCTGTCCTTTTGGTGTATTTTCTATGACTGCatgttgtctttctttctttctttctttctttctttttttcttttccgtGATGCCTTAATTCCCCGCTCCTCTCATCCTTACATTCCTTCCTTTGAACGCCACGActcattacatttggctgacgcattttaaaccaaagccacttacatcatggtaaacagtttaaagctttttaaaacaattctcccaacaattctagaacaattcaaaacaatttaaaaggtagagtacaaaaacaacaagtgcatcagtgagtgctgctTTTTTCAGGGTTCCCACACCTTGGTTaagatcaaattcaaggacCTTTCAAGGAAAACTGTCTGTATTAATGAAAATGGGAAATTTATCTTAGCAGCCTAAACTGAATTAAGAAAATTGGAAACTGAATAACTAATAACTACACAAAAATGTGTAGTGTAGTCAAGGACTTTCCAGGCCCAATATCCTTAAATTCAAGGACCTAATGTGTCGATAAATTTCAAGCGTGGGCATGGTTAAACCATGTTACCTCAACAGACCAAGGATACCTTGTCgcagttttcttttatttttggtcATATGACAGATGGTAGGCATATTCTATTtttcatgtttgtattttgCATAAAACTGAGCTGAAATAAACTTGTCCTAAACAAGTTAAACTCGTTACCATGAACCTGTCAGTTTATTCATCAgaatgttaaattaaatatttgggCAACAAACACTACACGCGGGAAACACGCAGAAATCATGCTGGCCGTGTACATGTTAATAAGCGGAATTGTACGGAATTGTATGgatttttttcctcaaaaagaAATTCAAGGACTTTCAAGGACCTCAATTTATTTATGTCTCTTTTCAAAAACTTTCAAGGGCcttgaattatttttttcagattcacAAACTTTCAAGGATTTCAAGGACCCCTGGGAACCCTGTTTTTTACAGTtaagtgtcagttctagtcaggtgataAGTGTTAGAATTAGCAAGGCTAGTTGAaagtagtgctacgagaggagatattctctgaagaactgagtcttcaggagttttttgaagatggagacggatgtccctgctctagcAGGAACTGGTAGCGCGTTCCACCAATGAGGAACAACAGACTCTTCTAAGATGTGATGCTAGGCTGATGGTGTGTGATGGGATGTGATGGCCATATTGTACAGATCTGTGAAAATGACTGATGACAATAGACtaacttccctctctctctccacccacaGTGCAGGTGAgcggctgctgctgtgctgcacGGGACTTCTTTAACCTGGAGGAGCGCGTCTTCACACAAATGATGGGCCAATGGGAAGCCCTGAAGCAGCTCAATGGCCAGATTCAGGCACTTGCAGGTACAGTTGCCACTGACAGCCACTCTGCCAAAGGAAATGTCACAGTTTCTgaaataatagtaatattagtTTAATAGTATTATAATGTAATAGTATTACTCAACAAATCACATACATGATAGACCGCACACACTGTAGATCTATACTCTGGTCTCCACTGATATACACCTCTTGGTATCTGTTATGATGGTTATGTTACAAGGCTCTACATGGATTATGATGGAGTATGATTCAGAGTTAAAAgacgttattgtaggctactacaaTACTACaactaaataaaaatacaaagtgATTATAGTGTAGTACAAAGCAGTAGAACAAAAGTATAATTCTGAATAAATGCTGTATGAAAACCTATTGCTATAGCACTTAAGCTAGGTGTAAATTGTGGTTTTATTCAGGAAGCTTTAACTGATGTGGGCTTCTTGCTCAGTTCCTGCTGTGCTTCAAAAGTTatccttattatgaccgccgcgcagcgcatgcccaaatttccgtcaatgattcccgggacactgaaagaccggggtacacgaaacttggtggacatgtaaccccacatggatagcatggaaccatcgtttttcgttttgatctgtagcccccgctgaattggacccccgaaaggagggtagggcagacacagttttctgtgaatatctcgaaaaccgtagggtttaggaggaccttttttttttgtatgttgatctcaaggggccatgtcaactcattccataaccactcatttcatgtatagcgccacctagttaaacacaaaaaagtaaaaatgaggtggtgtaattgaaggtatctgtgacctaacatagtcaaaactgcacgaaattggaagtgtaggatcattatgacaccctctgtatgcacgccaagttttgtggaattccgttcatgggggccacacaataaattaatttatgttactatacaccaactggcctgtaggtggcgggagacagttttctgtgaatatctcgagaaccgtagggcctagggaggtccaccttttttgtatgttggtcttaagggggcatgtcaacccatcccattaccacttatttcatgtatagcgccacctagttaaaaattaaaaagcaaagaattaggtgttttcatcacaatatctctggctgacaaggtcaaaactgcacgaaattaaaagtgtaggatcattatgacaccctccgaatgcatgccaagttttgtgtacttttcggtcaatgggggccctacaataaaataacttatgtgtacatttagtggcgtacaccaacaaggattcggacactgaaagaccggggtacacaaaacttggtgggcatgtacccccacatggatagcatggaaccgtcatttttcgttttgatctgcagcccccccgctggactggaccccccgaaaggagggtagggcagacatagttctctgtgggcagacacagttctcttttatggtatgttggtctcaagggcccacatcaacctggctcataatcactcatttgtgatttgcacccccggtaaaaatgaaaatgcaatattattctgctttaatcgccctatcttcagttaagatgttcagaactgcaccaaattttatgtgtattgacctggcattctctggggtctgggggtatgccaagtttaagtaaatttcatccatgggggggtctaaaaattaggttatgtgtacatttagtgactgtacactcattggcctgtaaatggcggtgcacacatataaacatgcacacacacaggcacccacatactatcggtattagagcggccgatacataattacaaattcagtaggatcaaaaagaaagccaaaataaatattcatcatcatcatcatggctgcattttcagtattggcgataagtagtcgtttgtccactagatggcgcatcgttgcagtgagacgtaattttgttggaagttaaaagtgggttggggaaaaacaatggacacttcctacaaggactgtaatttacacttggcgaacatctaataaggacagggcgatgttcacatgaagtgtaattcccatttcttcttgaagcgaaataaatctgaggatgtttatcggacatgcttggttttactgcaggtacgttaatcttgtaatatcaataaggacctaggtaatgttaccgttagcgttggttgagtgatggaggcccatttgattgattgcatttgtagaaaactataaatgcggttataccaaacaaattgatagcagcactgtttgtatctttcgactgtcatttattgcacgtgctacacaatcattctgtgcaatggaagatttaccaatgttacacggtctgatacagttttgcctatacatcgtgagactgaggcgcctgtttattttgttttaagtgcgtgcagggtgtgagaggggaatcgatgtgctttgattccagcttggtagttgtagtctgtgaaattaaaaaagcacggtgtgtgaagtatccaaacaatgacaccttcatttcattatggctgcttttagcaacacaccttaagctactgtgtagtgggtcccatttagaagtggctacttcattaactttccttgactcatggagctgcgtgaatgttattacaacttttaagcccgcgatatggcagtttaagtccgcttgatactgtaaattaagtaagccattggtttccaaaggagattttatttgtgtcgccagcatagcctattgacagtttatgttgtaaataggcctaccttataatcctacctgtagcttagggaagctaacagctttctattaggatctagtttgttagttacagttttgtcataactcatgcatttttgcatttagaatagccagagcgtgtatatctcaatctgaaaattaaacaatatcggtgcctatggactaggctgggtgaacccagcctgatctgcccatatttatttttgatttcttaaaagatagagcttggtctgatgaaagccagactagccatggacctcagttacacaatgcaagggaacatgaatcagcctatatttgcagacgaacaataacggacaaaagctcttcaactttggcccgttaaaatgtgtatgaacagtctagcggcgcatttcatcaaggcccatttggacatgtcagttatttgcaccactggttagatgtaaaacagcatttcgtttcagactactgttacttaatttgtgcattaacaataacgtttcagactactgttacttaatttgtgc
Encoded proteins:
- the LOC125286632 gene encoding uncharacterized protein LOC125286632, with the protein product MFLLQGTAFVVLALFGLALGRDTRTYSWHGPGATPPPVPDNLCLTDPMSCSCCLMQRRMWQMQQHFNSSVTDLQERLNKTQNILNSYKESRTAFSVALTDWRRCVGPSRTEIDVAYQAVFLNMGVAYDTRTGVFTAPHSGIYSLAVTAFSDAGSPGSLLAACVQLSRNGVALAGLQEKNHEDQEDTASVVLTVQLRARDRVSVRLLPGCYLCDDQNHYNTFSGFMLYTTE